From a region of the Zingiber officinale cultivar Zhangliang chromosome 4B, Zo_v1.1, whole genome shotgun sequence genome:
- the LOC121974715 gene encoding uncharacterized protein LOC121974715: protein MANPRWKLQRDGHDSAIWAIKISFWFLSILSFGGAARAAVPATAGALYSALPGLWASLRYLLEPPCLFIAVHFMILVIWKLSNQKQQREQWSAEEPGGDPKKIKPFDCSHSYELIRNPSPVICFHEIPLSPSTEAISSPDPAESTSSSDISCLTTDSVERSTASSAFSVKKIAEPDFEKCVTEEEDEELAAALATAGIENISMEMTWKAIMQKSSLASPSPPPPPPSSSLGQDDLTQRFDDFIKKNYEQIRLRL from the coding sequence ATGGCGAATCCACGATGGAAATTGCAGAGAGACGGACATGATTCCGCGATTTGGGCTATCAAAATCTCATTTTGGTTCCTCAGCATCCTCTCTTTCGGCGGCGCCGCCAGAGCCGCCGTCCCTGCCACCGCAGGTGCCCTCTACTCCGCCCTCCCCGGCCTCTGGGCGTCCCTCCGCTACTTGCTCGAGCCACCGTGCCTCTTCATCGCTGTCCATTTCATGATCCTCGTCATTTGGAAGCTCTCCAACCAGAAGCAGCAGCGCGAGCAATGGTCCGCGGAGGAGCCCGGAGGCGATCCTAAAAAGATCAAACCTTTCGACTGTTCCCATTCTTACGAGCTCATCCGGAATCCATCTCCGGTAATATGTTTCCACGAGATCCCTCTCTCTCCATCGACGGAGGCGATTTCGTCTCCTGACCCCGCGGAATCCACCTCCTCGTCCGACATTTCTTGCCTGACGACGGATTCCGTCGAAAGGTCCACCGCCTCGTCGGCGTTCTCGGTGAAGAAAATCGCGGagccagatttcgagaaatgcgTTACGGAGGAGGAAGACGAAGAGTTGGCGGCGGCGCTGGCGACGGCAGGAATAGAAAACATCTCGATGGAGATGACTTGGAAGGCGATAATGCAGAAATCATCTCTAGCATCTccctcgccgccgccgccgccgccgtcttCTTCGCTAGGTCAGGACGATTTAACCCAGCGATTCGACGATTTCATCAAGAAAAACTACGAGCAGATCCGACTCCGGCTGTAA